Part of the Nicotiana tabacum cultivar K326 chromosome 20, ASM71507v2, whole genome shotgun sequence genome, TAATATATCCTCTTAGCTAGAGATTGAAAATAGTTACCAAGACTTGAAAGTCTAAATACATCTTGTAAGAAGAAGACGGTACGGATTTAGCTAGATGCTTGGGCTCTAATTTTGGCCATAatgaccttagcagcttcagcAAGCTTATCAGTTGCAGGCATGACATCTTTGACAGCACTATCTGCACAAAATTCTTCAGCCCATTTGTATAAACCTGGAGTCTTGGCTTCATCAAGCAGTTTTACATTGTTCAACTTCTCAGTCACCCTGATCCAACCCAAAAAGCAGCCAAGTGCAATGTCCAAGTATCCGATTTTGTCCCCACCAAAGAACTTCTTGCCTTTGCTGCAATTATTGAAGGCATCTTCCAATAACACCAGCCCCTCGACTACCGGCTCCATTGCTGCCTTTTTCGCATCCTCCCCTTGGGCGGCTGCAATGCCACGCATTGCTGGAAACCACTGCAGCATCAATTAAAATGTAAGTCCTACTCATGGCGGAGCCCGGAATTCTATTAACGAAGGGCATTCAGTTGAACTCCGCCCCTTCAACACATGTTGTTCTGCCTCTGAATACTACTGCAACTGATAAGGAAAACATGAACCCCACaaagaatcaaatatttagccTATCTAAATGAAATGCAAAACACTACTGCAAGTGctctttgtttttgttcttttgcAGCAACGTACTCGAATGTGGTACGCAAACCACTAACGAACCGTCAGATGCAACTAGTTTTTACTGCATTCTCTCATTATATTGTGGTTACTAGTTTAGTTTAACAGTTTCAAAAGAGCTATAATAAGATTATTAGTACAATAAAACTGTGATCCATAAAAAGGTGTacaattttttcttttcctcttttcacatttttttatCTCCATTATGGCAAAAGGACTGAAAGCAAACAACTTAATAAGTCTAGGAGAATAGCTTAGATCTTGTATCTCATCAGTCTTCACCAAATTATTTTGTATagagaaatatttttgtaataaaATCATGTTCTAGTGTTTGGAATTTCTTTTCTTTAAGA contains:
- the LOC107769085 gene encoding glutathione S-transferase U17 — translated: MAGNDVKILGAWPSPYVMRPRIALNIKSVAYDFLEEQFGSKSELLLKSNPVYKKIPVLIHDGNPISESLIIVQYIDQVWNSGPSILPSDPYDRAIARFWATYIDDKWFPAMRGIAAAQGEDAKKAAMEPVVEGLVLLEDAFNNCSKGKKFFGGDKIGYLDIALGCFLGWIRVTEKLNNVKLLDEAKTPGLYKWAEEFCADSAVKDVMPATDKLAEAAKVIMAKIRAQASS